From one Sardina pilchardus chromosome 6, fSarPil1.1, whole genome shotgun sequence genomic stretch:
- the shc1 gene encoding SHC-transforming protein 1 isoform X2 yields MPQSENECLAWTTVASRFLKATVWLRDKQRAIRPMEYVDMNRLGGASRRVRVEGGQLGGDEWTRHGSFVNKPQRGWLHADNVVSSTGVSYTVRYMGCVEVLQSMRALDFTTRTQVTREAISVVCEAVPGAKGAQRRRKVQPTTRCLSSILGKSNLQFAGMTISLTVSTSSLNLLAADCKQIIANHHMQSISFASGGDPDTAEYVAYVAKDPVNQRACHILECSEGLAQEVISTIGQAFELRFKQYLKNPPKLVTPHDRMAPFDGSAWEEEDEEVAPAPEVPYYNNFPGKQPPPGGLVDMRTRPGHSTGATLPYGQNDIHKQPLPPLPVGVKEGGREMFDDPSYVNVDKTRPPASAANGNAHRDAFDMKPFDDALGISGVPGSVAPPLAEQLQSEPWFHGPLSRRQAERLLTRDGDFLVRESGTTPGQYVLTGQQGGQPKHLLLVDPEGVVRTKDHRFESVSHLISYHMDNRLPIVSAGSEVCLQQPVERRL; encoded by the exons GGttaagagacaaacagagagcgaTTCGGCCAATGGAGTATGTG GACATGAACCGGCTGGGCGGAGCGTCGCGGCGCGTGCGCGTGGAGGGCGGTCAGCTGGGCGGCGACGAGTGGACGCGCCACGGCTCCTTCGTCAACAAGCCGCAGCGCGGATGGCTGCACGCCGACAACGTGGTCAGCTCCACCGGCGTCTCCTACACAGTCAGG TACATGGGCTGTGTGGAAGTGCTGCAGTCTATGAGAGCTCTTGACTTTACCACCAGAACTCAGGTCACCAG agagGCAATATCTGTGGTGTGTGAAGCCGTACCAGGTGCCAAAGGAgcgcagaggaggagaaaggtaCAG CCCACCACGCGATGTTTGTCCTCCATCTTGGGCAAGAGCAACCTGCAGTTTGCAGGAATGACAATCAGCCTCACAGTCTCCACAAGCAGCCTCAACCTACTGGCAGCTGACTGCAAACAG ATTATCGCCAACCATCACATGCAGTCAATATCCTTTGCGTCTGGAGGAGATCCA gATACAGCAGAATATGTAGCCTACGTAGCTAAGGACCCTGTCAACCAACGAG CTTGTCACATCCTGGAGTGCTCAGAGGGTCTCGCCCAGGAGGTCATCAGCACCATCGGTCAGGCCTTTGAGCTGCGCTTCAAGCAGTACCTGAAGAACCCGCCCAAACTGGTCACGCCACATGACCG gatggctCCATTTGACGGTTCAGCgtgggaagaggaggatgaagaggtggCTCCTGCCCCTGAGGTGCCGTACTATAACAACTTCCCCGGGAAACAGCCGCCCCCTGGGGGCTTGGTGGACATGCGCACCCGACCGGGACACAGCACAGGGGCAACGCTG CCCTACGGACAAAACGACATACACAAGCAGCCGCTGCCTCCACTCCCAG tggGAGTGAAAGAAGGAGGGCGTGAAATGTTTGATGACCCCTCCTATGTCAATGTGGACAAGACCCGCCCCCCAGCATCAGCAGCCAATGGCAACGCTCATAGAGATGCTTTTGATATGA aacCGTTTGACGATGCGCTGGGCATCTCCGGCGTGCCCGGCTCGGTGGCGCCCCCGCTGGCCGAGCAGCTGCAGAGCGAGCCCTGGTTCCACGGGCCGCTGAGCCGCCGGCAGGCCGAACGGCTGCTGACGCGCGACGGCGACTTCCTGGTGCGCGAGTCCGGCACCACGCCGGGCCAGTACGTGCTGACGGGCCAGCAGGGCGGACAGCCCAAACACCTGCTGCTCGTGGACCCAGAGGGAGTG GTGCGAACCAAAGACCACCGTTTCGAGAGTGTGAGCCACCTGATCAGCTACCACATGGACAACCGGTTGCCTATCGTCTCGGCGGGAAGCGAGGTGTGCCTACAGCAGCCAGTCGAGCGCAGGCTCTAA
- the shc1 gene encoding SHC-transforming protein 1 isoform X4 gives MEYVDMNRLGGASRRVRVEGGQLGGDEWTRHGSFVNKPQRGWLHADNVVSSTGVSYTVRYMGCVEVLQSMRALDFTTRTQVTREAISVVCEAVPGAKGAQRRRKVQPTTRCLSSILGKSNLQFAGMTISLTVSTSSLNLLAADCKQIIANHHMQSISFASGGDPDTAEYVAYVAKDPVNQRACHILECSEGLAQEVISTIGQAFELRFKQYLKNPPKLVTPHDRMAPFDGSAWEEEDEEVAPAPEVPYYNNFPGKQPPPGGLVDMRTRPGHSTGATLPYGQNDIHKQPLPPLPVGVKEGGREMFDDPSYVNVDKTRPPASAANGNAHRDAFDMKPFDDALGISGVPGSVAPPLAEQLQSEPWFHGPLSRRQAERLLTRDGDFLVRESGTTPGQYVLTGQQGGQPKHLLLVDPEGVVRTKDHRFESVSHLISYHMDNRLPIVSAGSEVCLQQPVERRL, from the exons ATGGAGTATGTG GACATGAACCGGCTGGGCGGAGCGTCGCGGCGCGTGCGCGTGGAGGGCGGTCAGCTGGGCGGCGACGAGTGGACGCGCCACGGCTCCTTCGTCAACAAGCCGCAGCGCGGATGGCTGCACGCCGACAACGTGGTCAGCTCCACCGGCGTCTCCTACACAGTCAGG TACATGGGCTGTGTGGAAGTGCTGCAGTCTATGAGAGCTCTTGACTTTACCACCAGAACTCAGGTCACCAG agagGCAATATCTGTGGTGTGTGAAGCCGTACCAGGTGCCAAAGGAgcgcagaggaggagaaaggtaCAG CCCACCACGCGATGTTTGTCCTCCATCTTGGGCAAGAGCAACCTGCAGTTTGCAGGAATGACAATCAGCCTCACAGTCTCCACAAGCAGCCTCAACCTACTGGCAGCTGACTGCAAACAG ATTATCGCCAACCATCACATGCAGTCAATATCCTTTGCGTCTGGAGGAGATCCA gATACAGCAGAATATGTAGCCTACGTAGCTAAGGACCCTGTCAACCAACGAG CTTGTCACATCCTGGAGTGCTCAGAGGGTCTCGCCCAGGAGGTCATCAGCACCATCGGTCAGGCCTTTGAGCTGCGCTTCAAGCAGTACCTGAAGAACCCGCCCAAACTGGTCACGCCACATGACCG gatggctCCATTTGACGGTTCAGCgtgggaagaggaggatgaagaggtggCTCCTGCCCCTGAGGTGCCGTACTATAACAACTTCCCCGGGAAACAGCCGCCCCCTGGGGGCTTGGTGGACATGCGCACCCGACCGGGACACAGCACAGGGGCAACGCTG CCCTACGGACAAAACGACATACACAAGCAGCCGCTGCCTCCACTCCCAG tggGAGTGAAAGAAGGAGGGCGTGAAATGTTTGATGACCCCTCCTATGTCAATGTGGACAAGACCCGCCCCCCAGCATCAGCAGCCAATGGCAACGCTCATAGAGATGCTTTTGATATGA aacCGTTTGACGATGCGCTGGGCATCTCCGGCGTGCCCGGCTCGGTGGCGCCCCCGCTGGCCGAGCAGCTGCAGAGCGAGCCCTGGTTCCACGGGCCGCTGAGCCGCCGGCAGGCCGAACGGCTGCTGACGCGCGACGGCGACTTCCTGGTGCGCGAGTCCGGCACCACGCCGGGCCAGTACGTGCTGACGGGCCAGCAGGGCGGACAGCCCAAACACCTGCTGCTCGTGGACCCAGAGGGAGTG GTGCGAACCAAAGACCACCGTTTCGAGAGTGTGAGCCACCTGATCAGCTACCACATGGACAACCGGTTGCCTATCGTCTCGGCGGGAAGCGAGGTGTGCCTACAGCAGCCAGTCGAGCGCAGGCTCTAA
- the shc1 gene encoding SHC-transforming protein 1 isoform X1: MELVPKTKYSPFRSESLSSTDESNPPSLPSSAPLSPLTPPGIPPSLSSSSLTPILPPASPRRPAESSPTTLCSFFPRMGALRLGVSAGLLPGLRASSRPGTGEARVAEDGGGVEPPPAPLAPLPALPLLTAHSPQDMNRLGGASRRVRVEGGQLGGDEWTRHGSFVNKPQRGWLHADNVVSSTGVSYTVRYMGCVEVLQSMRALDFTTRTQVTREAISVVCEAVPGAKGAQRRRKPTTRCLSSILGKSNLQFAGMTISLTVSTSSLNLLAADCKQIIANHHMQSISFASGGDPDTAEYVAYVAKDPVNQRACHILECSEGLAQEVISTIGQAFELRFKQYLKNPPKLVTPHDRMAPFDGSAWEEEDEEVAPAPEVPYYNNFPGKQPPPGGLVDMRTRPGHSTGATLPYGQNDIHKQPLPPLPVGVKEGGREMFDDPSYVNVDKTRPPASAANGNAHRDAFDMKPFDDALGISGVPGSVAPPLAEQLQSEPWFHGPLSRRQAERLLTRDGDFLVRESGTTPGQYVLTGQQGGQPKHLLLVDPEGVVRTKDHRFESVSHLISYHMDNRLPIVSAGSEVCLQQPVERRL, encoded by the exons ATGGAGCTGGTCCCCAAAACCAAGTACAGCCCCTTCCGGAGCGAGTCCCTGAGCTCGACCGACGAGAGCAACCCCCCCTCGCTGCCGTCCTCGGCCCCCCTGTCCCCTCTCACACCCCCGGGCATCCCCCCCTCGctctcgtcctcctccctcacccccATCCTGCCGCCCGCCTCCCCGCGGCGGCCAGCCGAGAGCAGCCCCACCACGCTCTGCTCCTTCTTCCCCAGGATGGGCGCCCTGCGTCTGGGCGTCTCGGCCGGCTTGCTCCCCGGCCTCCGGGCCTCCAGCAGGCCGGGCACCGGGGAGGCCCGGGTGGCCGAGGACGGAGGGGGGGTGGagccccccccggcccccctgGCTCCTCTCCCGGCGCTGCCCCTGCTAACGGCCCACTCTCCGCAGGACATGAACCGGCTGGGCGGAGCGTCGCGGCGCGTGCGCGTGGAGGGCGGTCAGCTGGGCGGCGACGAGTGGACGCGCCACGGCTCCTTCGTCAACAAGCCGCAGCGCGGATGGCTGCACGCCGACAACGTGGTCAGCTCCACCGGCGTCTCCTACACAGTCAGG TACATGGGCTGTGTGGAAGTGCTGCAGTCTATGAGAGCTCTTGACTTTACCACCAGAACTCAGGTCACCAG agagGCAATATCTGTGGTGTGTGAAGCCGTACCAGGTGCCAAAGGAgcgcagaggaggagaaag CCCACCACGCGATGTTTGTCCTCCATCTTGGGCAAGAGCAACCTGCAGTTTGCAGGAATGACAATCAGCCTCACAGTCTCCACAAGCAGCCTCAACCTACTGGCAGCTGACTGCAAACAG ATTATCGCCAACCATCACATGCAGTCAATATCCTTTGCGTCTGGAGGAGATCCA gATACAGCAGAATATGTAGCCTACGTAGCTAAGGACCCTGTCAACCAACGAG CTTGTCACATCCTGGAGTGCTCAGAGGGTCTCGCCCAGGAGGTCATCAGCACCATCGGTCAGGCCTTTGAGCTGCGCTTCAAGCAGTACCTGAAGAACCCGCCCAAACTGGTCACGCCACATGACCG gatggctCCATTTGACGGTTCAGCgtgggaagaggaggatgaagaggtggCTCCTGCCCCTGAGGTGCCGTACTATAACAACTTCCCCGGGAAACAGCCGCCCCCTGGGGGCTTGGTGGACATGCGCACCCGACCGGGACACAGCACAGGGGCAACGCTG CCCTACGGACAAAACGACATACACAAGCAGCCGCTGCCTCCACTCCCAG tggGAGTGAAAGAAGGAGGGCGTGAAATGTTTGATGACCCCTCCTATGTCAATGTGGACAAGACCCGCCCCCCAGCATCAGCAGCCAATGGCAACGCTCATAGAGATGCTTTTGATATGA aacCGTTTGACGATGCGCTGGGCATCTCCGGCGTGCCCGGCTCGGTGGCGCCCCCGCTGGCCGAGCAGCTGCAGAGCGAGCCCTGGTTCCACGGGCCGCTGAGCCGCCGGCAGGCCGAACGGCTGCTGACGCGCGACGGCGACTTCCTGGTGCGCGAGTCCGGCACCACGCCGGGCCAGTACGTGCTGACGGGCCAGCAGGGCGGACAGCCCAAACACCTGCTGCTCGTGGACCCAGAGGGAGTG GTGCGAACCAAAGACCACCGTTTCGAGAGTGTGAGCCACCTGATCAGCTACCACATGGACAACCGGTTGCCTATCGTCTCGGCGGGAAGCGAGGTGTGCCTACAGCAGCCAGTCGAGCGCAGGCTCTAA
- the shc1 gene encoding SHC-transforming protein 1 isoform X5: MNRLGGASRRVRVEGGQLGGDEWTRHGSFVNKPQRGWLHADNVVSSTGVSYTVRYMGCVEVLQSMRALDFTTRTQVTREAISVVCEAVPGAKGAQRRRKVQPTTRCLSSILGKSNLQFAGMTISLTVSTSSLNLLAADCKQIIANHHMQSISFASGGDPDTAEYVAYVAKDPVNQRACHILECSEGLAQEVISTIGQAFELRFKQYLKNPPKLVTPHDRMAPFDGSAWEEEDEEVAPAPEVPYYNNFPGKQPPPGGLVDMRTRPGHSTGATLPYGQNDIHKQPLPPLPVGVKEGGREMFDDPSYVNVDKTRPPASAANGNAHRDAFDMKPFDDALGISGVPGSVAPPLAEQLQSEPWFHGPLSRRQAERLLTRDGDFLVRESGTTPGQYVLTGQQGGQPKHLLLVDPEGVVRTKDHRFESVSHLISYHMDNRLPIVSAGSEVCLQQPVERRL; this comes from the exons ATGAACCGGCTGGGCGGAGCGTCGCGGCGCGTGCGCGTGGAGGGCGGTCAGCTGGGCGGCGACGAGTGGACGCGCCACGGCTCCTTCGTCAACAAGCCGCAGCGCGGATGGCTGCACGCCGACAACGTGGTCAGCTCCACCGGCGTCTCCTACACAGTCAGG TACATGGGCTGTGTGGAAGTGCTGCAGTCTATGAGAGCTCTTGACTTTACCACCAGAACTCAGGTCACCAG agagGCAATATCTGTGGTGTGTGAAGCCGTACCAGGTGCCAAAGGAgcgcagaggaggagaaaggtaCAG CCCACCACGCGATGTTTGTCCTCCATCTTGGGCAAGAGCAACCTGCAGTTTGCAGGAATGACAATCAGCCTCACAGTCTCCACAAGCAGCCTCAACCTACTGGCAGCTGACTGCAAACAG ATTATCGCCAACCATCACATGCAGTCAATATCCTTTGCGTCTGGAGGAGATCCA gATACAGCAGAATATGTAGCCTACGTAGCTAAGGACCCTGTCAACCAACGAG CTTGTCACATCCTGGAGTGCTCAGAGGGTCTCGCCCAGGAGGTCATCAGCACCATCGGTCAGGCCTTTGAGCTGCGCTTCAAGCAGTACCTGAAGAACCCGCCCAAACTGGTCACGCCACATGACCG gatggctCCATTTGACGGTTCAGCgtgggaagaggaggatgaagaggtggCTCCTGCCCCTGAGGTGCCGTACTATAACAACTTCCCCGGGAAACAGCCGCCCCCTGGGGGCTTGGTGGACATGCGCACCCGACCGGGACACAGCACAGGGGCAACGCTG CCCTACGGACAAAACGACATACACAAGCAGCCGCTGCCTCCACTCCCAG tggGAGTGAAAGAAGGAGGGCGTGAAATGTTTGATGACCCCTCCTATGTCAATGTGGACAAGACCCGCCCCCCAGCATCAGCAGCCAATGGCAACGCTCATAGAGATGCTTTTGATATGA aacCGTTTGACGATGCGCTGGGCATCTCCGGCGTGCCCGGCTCGGTGGCGCCCCCGCTGGCCGAGCAGCTGCAGAGCGAGCCCTGGTTCCACGGGCCGCTGAGCCGCCGGCAGGCCGAACGGCTGCTGACGCGCGACGGCGACTTCCTGGTGCGCGAGTCCGGCACCACGCCGGGCCAGTACGTGCTGACGGGCCAGCAGGGCGGACAGCCCAAACACCTGCTGCTCGTGGACCCAGAGGGAGTG GTGCGAACCAAAGACCACCGTTTCGAGAGTGTGAGCCACCTGATCAGCTACCACATGGACAACCGGTTGCCTATCGTCTCGGCGGGAAGCGAGGTGTGCCTACAGCAGCCAGTCGAGCGCAGGCTCTAA
- the shc1 gene encoding SHC-transforming protein 1 isoform X3 gives MPQSENECLAWTTVASRFLKATVWLRDKQRAIRPMEYVDMNRLGGASRRVRVEGGQLGGDEWTRHGSFVNKPQRGWLHADNVVSSTGVSYTVRYMGCVEVLQSMRALDFTTRTQVTREAISVVCEAVPGAKGAQRRRKPTTRCLSSILGKSNLQFAGMTISLTVSTSSLNLLAADCKQIIANHHMQSISFASGGDPDTAEYVAYVAKDPVNQRACHILECSEGLAQEVISTIGQAFELRFKQYLKNPPKLVTPHDRMAPFDGSAWEEEDEEVAPAPEVPYYNNFPGKQPPPGGLVDMRTRPGHSTGATLPYGQNDIHKQPLPPLPVGVKEGGREMFDDPSYVNVDKTRPPASAANGNAHRDAFDMKPFDDALGISGVPGSVAPPLAEQLQSEPWFHGPLSRRQAERLLTRDGDFLVRESGTTPGQYVLTGQQGGQPKHLLLVDPEGVVRTKDHRFESVSHLISYHMDNRLPIVSAGSEVCLQQPVERRL, from the exons GGttaagagacaaacagagagcgaTTCGGCCAATGGAGTATGTG GACATGAACCGGCTGGGCGGAGCGTCGCGGCGCGTGCGCGTGGAGGGCGGTCAGCTGGGCGGCGACGAGTGGACGCGCCACGGCTCCTTCGTCAACAAGCCGCAGCGCGGATGGCTGCACGCCGACAACGTGGTCAGCTCCACCGGCGTCTCCTACACAGTCAGG TACATGGGCTGTGTGGAAGTGCTGCAGTCTATGAGAGCTCTTGACTTTACCACCAGAACTCAGGTCACCAG agagGCAATATCTGTGGTGTGTGAAGCCGTACCAGGTGCCAAAGGAgcgcagaggaggagaaag CCCACCACGCGATGTTTGTCCTCCATCTTGGGCAAGAGCAACCTGCAGTTTGCAGGAATGACAATCAGCCTCACAGTCTCCACAAGCAGCCTCAACCTACTGGCAGCTGACTGCAAACAG ATTATCGCCAACCATCACATGCAGTCAATATCCTTTGCGTCTGGAGGAGATCCA gATACAGCAGAATATGTAGCCTACGTAGCTAAGGACCCTGTCAACCAACGAG CTTGTCACATCCTGGAGTGCTCAGAGGGTCTCGCCCAGGAGGTCATCAGCACCATCGGTCAGGCCTTTGAGCTGCGCTTCAAGCAGTACCTGAAGAACCCGCCCAAACTGGTCACGCCACATGACCG gatggctCCATTTGACGGTTCAGCgtgggaagaggaggatgaagaggtggCTCCTGCCCCTGAGGTGCCGTACTATAACAACTTCCCCGGGAAACAGCCGCCCCCTGGGGGCTTGGTGGACATGCGCACCCGACCGGGACACAGCACAGGGGCAACGCTG CCCTACGGACAAAACGACATACACAAGCAGCCGCTGCCTCCACTCCCAG tggGAGTGAAAGAAGGAGGGCGTGAAATGTTTGATGACCCCTCCTATGTCAATGTGGACAAGACCCGCCCCCCAGCATCAGCAGCCAATGGCAACGCTCATAGAGATGCTTTTGATATGA aacCGTTTGACGATGCGCTGGGCATCTCCGGCGTGCCCGGCTCGGTGGCGCCCCCGCTGGCCGAGCAGCTGCAGAGCGAGCCCTGGTTCCACGGGCCGCTGAGCCGCCGGCAGGCCGAACGGCTGCTGACGCGCGACGGCGACTTCCTGGTGCGCGAGTCCGGCACCACGCCGGGCCAGTACGTGCTGACGGGCCAGCAGGGCGGACAGCCCAAACACCTGCTGCTCGTGGACCCAGAGGGAGTG GTGCGAACCAAAGACCACCGTTTCGAGAGTGTGAGCCACCTGATCAGCTACCACATGGACAACCGGTTGCCTATCGTCTCGGCGGGAAGCGAGGTGTGCCTACAGCAGCCAGTCGAGCGCAGGCTCTAA